In the genome of Crassostrea angulata isolate pt1a10 chromosome 6, ASM2561291v2, whole genome shotgun sequence, the window tttaggtatttttctgactttcccgaccaatttattaatttcttaacAAAGAGATGtaaataaacacaataaaatgcttttttgattATTCTTGcgagttatgaaggtagcggtcattgcagaaaaaaaaatacataacgcGCTAACACGGGTaatatatttttagctcacctgagctgaaagctcaagtgagctattctgatcacattttgtctgtcgtccgtctgtccgtccgtccgtctgtccgtaaacttttcacattttcaacatcttctcaagaactactgggccaatttcaaccaaacttggcacaaatcatccttaggcaaaggggattcaaagttgtgaaaattaagggccacacccgttttcaaggggagataattagaaattaatgaaaaattttaagaatttttcaaaaatattctcctcaagaaccagaaagccaggaaagctgaaacttgtgtggaagcatcctcaggtagtgtagattcaaagttgtgaaattcatgacccccgggggtagggtggggccacaatggggggtcgaagttttacataggaatatatagagtaaatctttaaaaatcttcttctcagaaactaatcagccaggaaagctgaaacttgtgtggaagcatcctcaggtagtgtagattcaaagttgtgaaaatcatgacccctgggtgtagggtggggccacaatggggggtcaaaattttacataggaatatatagagtaaatctttaaaaatcttcttttcagaaactaatcagccaggaaagctgaaacttgtgtggaagtatcctcaggtagtgtagattccaagttgtgaaaatcatgatccctgggggtagggtgaggccacattgggggggggggtgttaaagttttacataggaatatatagagtaaatctttaaaaatcttcttttcagaaactaatcagccagatgattctttataattgttaagactttggctccaggacaattcttcggcctcacaagaaggttcagagctTGATGTaactttatatcccatatataaacaattcttaaggatctttttgagatctgcaatactcaacatgtgatatgactataaaatcatcctgttagaaaagggactaatgattataaacataagaatatgcagggggaaaaatggattttatttatacaggatctacatgtattattgtacattgtccagattgtttgtattatgagtccattaagctgattttatcatacctattgttcctcaggtgagcgatgtggcccatgggcctcttgtttctgcAATGTAGCCACCTTCATATTCCGCATGaaccaccaaagaaagcatgTTATTGCTTAAGTAATTCgattttgtatatataaatttctgtaagttgtattttttaCGGACTACTTCTTTTAGCGCAGTTATACAAGTAGTTGTTTGGTTGTAGTATATACAGAACCGATCAGGTATAGACAGGTCATCGAAGAGCAATCAACCCTTTCGAAcacgatttttttgtttttgtttataggTACATGTGGAAATGATGAAGTATTcttgatatgtatttatatatgaaatttacattgtattttgtagatatatttggAAATATACAATTATTGGGCCTAATTCCAGTTCATCGCTATTAAACGTCGCGTGCTGATTGTATATTACGGCGAATAAACTGGTTGGATAGCTCACTCACTCTAACACCtgtgttgttgttatttataaaatacttaGAATAGATATACTTTATGTTCGGATGAGTGAAACGAAGGAGAACATAATTAGGTTTATGCATATTTGTCCCTGGGATACCCTTTTTGTTTTATACTTGTTGATTTAGTTTTTTCTTGCAAACAGATTGTAGGTTTTCCAGCCAATTTTGTGTAGTTAATGACGTTTCTACATTTTGCGCCActttaaataaatgacaatgtGTTTACAACTTATTATGCTTTACggttataatttcattttaaaaacaaacaaattttaatgttGCCTTTACAAATAGAGAGGTTTTAACTACTagtatatgtatgtacatgtatatataattgagcattttatgaataattgaaattatGACTGAACACTCTGCTTAACGATCTTGGAGCCAACTTGCAAGCACTTGTTACAAATCGGATTTAAATCTCATCAATATAAAACAACTTGATTGAAACATACGTTTAGTACGCAATAAAAATTTAACCAGCGATTTTCATCGCAAAATATTCCCGCTGCCTGCATGAGGTCTCTAATTCTTAAGAGTATGCCAAAGTTTAGGGGTAAATTACCTGCACTTTTCTTATTAGTGCACTGATGTGGTCTCCGTTTTATCAGCATTCTGTTTCGATAAGTACAGAAGAATTGCACTCCCTTCCCCCTTTCACACAAACCCTTTAAAAACACCTACTTTTAGTAAAATCCTCCTTTCTAGCAAAACCAATATGGCCGCCCCTTAATCTATTGAATTCCGCGAGCAGGGCGTCTTTGGGATTTCGGAGAATAAGAATTGCCCTTTGGTATTTTTGGGTCTCATTTCTGCCATAATCGTGGGTCTTGACGACGAGAACAGAAGAGTTCTGAATATTCTCTCCCGGAAATCCCATAATTTTCAGTACTTTGTCGTTATATATACTTCCGGTGAGAATTCctggataaaaatgaaaaaaaaaattcaaaagatcAGCTATTGTGACgtataatttcatttcaatttcaaattttataattccGTTTACCAATTATATCATGatatataaatcttttattaatgtatgtttttatctttaatttgttataaaattgtattacttaataaatgtacctttatatcaaacaaaacaatatatacatgtatttatagattTACGCCTTTTTTAGTTTCGAACACAGTTGCAAATGTCTAAACTCTTATCCGGTGGCAAAATGGATTTCTCATCTGAGCATGGCCTTGGACTTTTTGTAGTGTGTGTCAAAGTAGGCCTGTACATGTGAAGTCTATTTCATTGTCGGCCACACAGACAAATCACCAATATTCGTATATTAACACTACGCTGTTCCCATCTTTctttaataaatgtatattttttagcCTTATGTTAATTCTAACTTGTGATGCGTCATACTGCATCATACCTTAAATTCAGTCTAAgttaaagctacatgtatagtaCCTTCAATGACCTAATTTTTGGATTATTACtaaaattacaaatactttGCTGTTAAACTTGGCAATAAACTAAAAGGAAATGGTATGGTGTAAATGACCCCGCTCGGGCGTAGCTAAAACTAAATGTATTcatatatagattttttaatgaaattgcaaTTTCTAAAGGAGGAAGGGAGAGCCAATtggaaatatatgaaatatgtaaatactatattttgtgaaagtCTTAATATAGTCGTTTGTCGTTCAAAAATAccaaattgaataaattaagcTGGTTTAAAACAAACCGTATTGGGTGTCGCTAGCTGCCCATTTGAACGTTATTGAGTGTCCAATGACATTTACAGGTATATAGGTAATTAAACATCTTACCTGTGGCTTGTTGTAGAATATGTCGGACCCATGTATTTCCGGATCCGGGGAAACTAGCTAAAGCAGTGAGAGGTAGTGGAGTTTGCGACAGATGTGGCTTTTTGCACTTCCATAGAGCCCTGTCATATTTCATGTAGGCAAAATACAGACGGTCCCTATTGACCGGAAGTGACACGGGGGTGTAGGTAGATTTGATCAGGCCGTACAGGGATAGACCATTAAAGACCACGATGTAAAACAGAGCGAGGCAGACGACAGCCGACGACGAAAACCTGAAGCGGTAACATGTAGACCAGCTCATTCGTGGACCTCTATGTTATCCAAGATTCTGAAATGATGAGACATTctataatataatttccaacgTTCGTTGAGCCGTTCCGTGAATTCTGACAATATTGGTTCTATATATAAAACGTTATTTGGCTCAAACAGCGCTGTAATGAAGTTCATTCTTATCTTATCTGACGATTCCATTAAATGCTTACTCCATCAAGTTAAATTGATTACAGAGcaaataaaatatctaaaaattcgATCTTCAGCACTCTTTCTTTCCTCGTTGTCTGCATTCTCTCGGTGAACTGTATCTTTCATGAAAACATGCGCACGAAATAAACAAGCACTGTAATAATTAGGTGAAGAAAACGGAAGTTGAAACTCACAAGACGGAACACTCGGCAACCAATCTAACTTAACATGCTTTTCTTTTCATTGTCATGTTTACATAATTAAACAAGACGCTTGCTTCTTTTTTATGGCATTGTAGATTTAGGAAAGGGGCAAAATATATCAAGCGTGAGAATTTCCAGGGTGGTCTCCGAAATCAGCAATACagcaataaaaacataaaatatttgacttgtttcataatttgattaaaaaatagtGAACTCTCGAATTAGAgactgttattttttaaaaagaaacaataagaGCGCTCTTCGGATCAAGGTAGGCCTGCTGTTAAACTTTTACGTTTCAGAAGTCATACTAAACTAAAGCAATGCCAATATTCGATAAAAACTACACCACCTAATGATTCAAACATGAGGgataatgaagttttttctgatatttttttgtatgatCTCAAAGGTTTATAAATGCAATTATAGATATGGTTGCCATCGCTTTTCGAGTTAATGCCGATTCGAAGACAATTTCATTTTCTCCGTTCTTAAAAAGCATCATATCTAAAGAGACCATTTCAAGTTTATCTAACTTCATGTTTGCGAATCATTAAAAAACCTTCAAAGACACTGATGGTATATTATTGATTCGCAATGGTATTTAATCAGTCCATCATTTTCTCCCTGTACATATACCATCCCTTATCGACAGATCCAAAGAGTGAATGGCAGTTAACGAGATGCTATAGGGAGGTCGGCCATTGATGACGTATCGTTCGTTGATTAGATTTAGTCCGGCGGAGCGGGATATACCGGGTGATGACAGACTACTATAATCACATTTTCTTCTTGTTACTGACACACTCAGATCGATGTTTAACAAAGACAACATAACAGAATATGACAGGGCATAAATCCACGACATCTATCTTCATCCAGATATAATTATCTTGAATTCAACAACTTATTTCTCAGAAAAAATAGTTCATCCAAGGCAGTTATCTACATCTAACATGTACATTCAAATAGAGAGTATTAAAAAATGCTCAATAGGTTagtgttttggggtttttttttcaatcaaaacaGTATTTACTTACAAGTACTCaaaattaagatagaaaatatcattttatttttattcatttttttttttgagaataTTCTTTCCATTATCCTGTTTActattatatttatcatttccattttatcattaaggtcttccgtttccaacggaagacctttctattattgtgcgggttaagattattcttatttttctttttagggtcttccgtttccaacggaagaccctcttgttattctacggtttctttttctttattattatacttttttttctttttctgacttttttggagcgttatttctcagaaactattcaaccgatttacaccaaatttttaggatttataaagcatcaatgtcgctactgattataaaaatttcaaatgattacgtcacttccggtttcagatatggacgattttgtaaatttttaagggtcatatTGTCCACGCttctcctctgaaactaatcatgataaaaacttgaaatttgcagggattgtagatgaatgtctgtagatttccctccatgcttccaattgcgaaaaatgcgcaaggcctagaagctcgcctgaacctgaaaattagcaccaaattttttcacaaaattttcgcacattttccgtaatatcttttgacgtataaatattttgttaaaacatgtaatgcaaaagctttttcaatttgcacgggcttttatttgtaatcaagaaaaaggggctggcccctcaaattaggggccaagagggctttaaagtctatttgcaataactttttagtgaacaatcatttgttatcatttatagaagcaaaaatgttcattgtacagctgtttatctatacagtaccatacttaagtcatatattacgtaattaggggtttcaaggggccagaagttcaaaactttgatcattaatatctgaaaaaggagaaatattttgaaaagcaatgtagaacaaaagttgttcaaaataatgttttgtacaataggcTACCTTcgatgtttttgtttatgaccccatttaggagttaaagggtcggcccctaaaacacatttgtacagatatctcaagaacggtaaacattttgtgaacacttgttaaaaaaaatatgtttatatttacaagaccttttatttgatgtcaagaaaaaggggctggcccctcaaattaggggtcaagagggctctaatgtcttcttacaatacctctttactgaacaatattttgtcattaattatagaagcaaaaatgttcattgtacagctgttcatatatacattaccatacctaagtcata includes:
- the LOC128189334 gene encoding WSCD family member CG9164-like; translation: MSWSTCYRFRFSSSAVVCLALFYIVVFNGLSLYGLIKSTYTPVSLPVNRDRLYFAYMKYDRALWKCKKPHLSQTPLPLTALASFPGSGNTWVRHILQQATGILTGSIYNDKVLKIMGFPGENIQNSSVLVVKTHDYGRNETQKYQRAILILRNPKDALLAEFNRLRGGHIGFARKEDFTKKWKGFVTIKAKSWFELNKSWLDFPGDLHILRYEDLKSDPINEIKSLLKFLRINISQKELSCVIENLTGRFKRPERDVTNFTLYPSLLGQDLERYELRINRTIGQRHRQANIPHS